The following is a genomic window from Mycobacterium parmense.
TTCCTGCCCCGCATCCTCGACGTCACCGAGCTGTGGTGCCAGGGATATTCGGAACCCGGCGCCGGCAGCGACCTGGCCAACGTGGCCACCACCGCCGAGCTGGACGGTGACCAGTGGGTGATCAACGGCCAGAAGGTGTGGACGTCGCTGGCGCACCTGTCGCAGTGGTGCTTCGTGGTCGCGCGCACCGAGAAGGGCTCCAAGCGGCATGCCGGCCTGTCCTACCTCCTGGTGCCGTTGGACCAGCCCGGCGTGCAGGTCCGGCCGATCGTCCAGATCACCGGCACCGCGGAATTCAACGAGGTGTTCTTCGACGACGCCCGCACCGACGCCTCGATGGTGGTCGGCCAGCCCGGCGACGGCTGGCGGGTGGCGATGGCGACGCTGACCTTCGAGCGCGGCGTGTCCACGCTCGGGCAGCAAATCGTCTATGCCCGTGAACTTTCCAATCTCGCCGCTCTCGCTCGGCGCAACGGTGCCGCCGACGACCCGTTCATCCGGGAGCGGCTGACCCGGGCCTGGACGGGTCTGCGGGCCATGCGGTCGTATGCCCTGGCCACCATGGATGTCGAGCAGCCCGGCCAGGACAACGTGTCGAAGCTGTTGTGGGCCAACTGGCATCGCGCTCTCGGTGAGCTGGCCATGGACGTGGTCGGCAAGCCCTCGATGACCCTGTCCGACGGTGAGTTCGACGAGTGGCAGCGGCTGTTCCTGTTCACCCGCGCCGACACCATCTACGGCGGCTCCAACGAGATCCAGCGCAACATCATCGCCGAGCGGGTGCTCGGCCTGCCGCGAGAGGTAAAGGGATGACGCTCTCCGAAGCGCCGAAAGAGATTGCCGGACACGGACTTCTGGAAGGCAAGGTAGTGGTGGTCACCGCCGCGGCAGGAACCGGCATCGGGTCGGCGACCGCGCGGCGGGCGCTGGCCGAGGGCGCCGAAGTGGTGGTCTCCGACCACCACGAGCGGCGACTGGGGGAGACGGCCGACGAGCTGAGCGCGCTGGGGCTGGGCCGGGTCGAGAAGGTGGTGTGCGACGTGACGTCCACCGCCCAGGTCGACGCCCTGATCGCCTCCACCACCGCGCGGATGGGCCGCATCGACGTGCTGGTCAACAACGCCGGGCTGGGGGGCCAGACGCCGGTGGTCGAGATGACCGACGACGAGTGGGACCGCGTCCTGAACGTGACGCTCAACTCGGTGTTCCGGGCCACGCGCGCGGCTCTGCGCTACTTCCGCGAAGCCAAACACGGCGGCGTGATCGTCAACAATGCCAGTGTGCTGGGCTGGCGCGCGCAGCACTCCCAGTCGCACTATGCGGCGGCCAAGGCGGGTGTGATGGCATTAACTCGTTGCAGCGCAATCGAAGCCGCGGAGTACGGCGTGCGGATCAACGCCGTCTCGCCCAGCATCGCGCGGCACAAGTTTCTGGAGAAGACGTCGTCGTCCGAGCTGCTCGACCGGCTCTCCGCGGGCGAGGCGTTCGGCCGTGCCGCCGAGCCGTGGGAGGTGGCCGCCACGATCGCCTTCCTGGCCAGCGACTACTCCAGTTACCTGACCGGCGAGGTCATTTCGGTGTCGAGCCAGCATCCGTGAGACGGGCCGGCCGGCAATCTCGCCTAGGCGAGGGCGGCGGAGAAACTTCCGCCCGCCACCAGCGCGATGATCAGCGCCGCAGTGGTCTGCCCCATCGACGCGGCCACGACGATTCCCACGATCGCGCTGATGAATATCGTGACCACGAATGCCGCCATCAGCATCGGGTGTGAGCCGGACGCGCCACGGGGGCGCGGCGCAGCTGAGGGCTTGTGCGAACGGTCAGCCATCACGCAACCTCCGAGGTGTGATCTCTGATACACCATAGCGCCCAATGTGCGGCACCTCACAACCCGGTGGGGTTCATTCGACGGGACCCGGGTGTGCCATCCGTCTGAGAACCCGCGGTGGCCAAGCAAGCGCTTGGTTGATATGCTGGGCCGGTGGACCGAGTGACCGGTCAGGCGAACAGCCGGCGAGACGAGCTGCTGGGTCTCGCCGCGACCATGTTCGCCGAGCGCGGGTTGCGCGCCACGACCGTGCGCGACATCGCCGATGGCGCCGGCATCCTGTCCGGCAGTCTGTAC
Proteins encoded in this region:
- the ipdE1 gene encoding acyl-CoA dehydrogenase IpdE1, coding for MQDVEDFRAEVRQWLADNLVGEFAALKGLGGPGSEHEAFEERRAWNQHLAKAGLTCLGWPVEHGGRGLSTAHRVAFYEEYARADAPDKVNHFGEELLGPTLIAFGTPEQQQRFLPRILDVTELWCQGYSEPGAGSDLANVATTAELDGDQWVINGQKVWTSLAHLSQWCFVVARTEKGSKRHAGLSYLLVPLDQPGVQVRPIVQITGTAEFNEVFFDDARTDASMVVGQPGDGWRVAMATLTFERGVSTLGQQIVYARELSNLAALARRNGAADDPFIRERLTRAWTGLRAMRSYALATMDVEQPGQDNVSKLLWANWHRALGELAMDVVGKPSMTLSDGEFDEWQRLFLFTRADTIYGGSNEIQRNIIAERVLGLPREVKG
- the ipdF gene encoding (5R,7aS)-5-hydroxy-7a-methyl-1-oxo-2,3,5,6,7,7a-hexahydro-1H-indene-carboxyl-CoA reductase, with product MTLSEAPKEIAGHGLLEGKVVVVTAAAGTGIGSATARRALAEGAEVVVSDHHERRLGETADELSALGLGRVEKVVCDVTSTAQVDALIASTTARMGRIDVLVNNAGLGGQTPVVEMTDDEWDRVLNVTLNSVFRATRAALRYFREAKHGGVIVNNASVLGWRAQHSQSHYAAAKAGVMALTRCSAIEAAEYGVRINAVSPSIARHKFLEKTSSSELLDRLSAGEAFGRAAEPWEVAATIAFLASDYSSYLTGEVISVSSQHP